The following are encoded together in the Chlorocebus sabaeus isolate Y175 chromosome 20, mChlSab1.0.hap1, whole genome shotgun sequence genome:
- the LOC103225576 gene encoding PRAME family member 17, with translation MSLQSPSRLLELAGQSLLRNRSLTIFTLDELPREVFPLMFMEAFSMRHYEALKLMVQAWPFLRLPLGSLMKTPHLETLQAVLKGLDTLLAQKVRPRRWKLQALDLRDVDENFWTIWSGAQALSCSPEAMSKRQTVEDCPRMGEHQPLKVFIDLCLKDSALDECLSYLCGWVHYRRGLVHLCCSKVQNYSMPTSSFRNLLERIYPDSIQELEVRRKCSLNQTGKFAPYLSRMNNLRKLFLAFGYDCELYVSGLQQFIPDLDSPFLCLSYPQKLYIRKISNIKEHLEHLLRYLKNPLEAFTFCNAYLADRDMECLSQYPSLSQLKELRLIHILMWTTNLEPLGALLEKAAATLKTLVLEDCRIQDPQLRVVLPALSRCSQLTTFCFRGNETSTNALKDLLRHTGGLSKLGLELYPAPLESLDNRGHVNWEIFAPIRAELMRTLREVRQPKRIFFGPVPCPSCGSWPSENVDFHLCS, from the exons ATGAGCCTCCAGTCCCCATCCAGACTCCTGGAGCTGGCAGGGCAGAGCCTGCTGAGGAACCGGTCCCTGACCATCTTCACCTTGGATGAGCTGCCCCGGGAGGTCTTCCCTCTGATGTTCATGGAGGCCTTCAGCATGAGACATTATGAGGCCCTGAAGCTGATGGTGCAGGCCTGGCCCTTCCTCCGCCTCCCTCTGGGATCCCTGATGAAGACACCTCATCTGGAGACCTTGCAAGCTGTGCTGAAGGGACTTGATACACTGCTGGCCCAGAAGGTTCGGCCCAG GAGGTGGAAACTTCAAGCGCTGGATTTGCGGGATGTTGATGAGAATTTCTGGACCATATGGTCTGGAGCCCAGGCCCTGTCCTGCTCCCCAGAGGCCATGAGTAAGAGGCAGACAGTGGAGGACTGTCCAAGGATGGGAGAGCACCAGCCCTTGAAGGTGTTCATAGACCTCTGCCTAAAGGACAGTGCGCTGGATGAATGCCTGAGCTACCTCTGTGGGTGGGTCCACTACAGAAGAGGTCTCGTGCACCTGTGTTGTAGTAAGGTGCAGAATTACTCAATGCCCACTTCAAGTTTCAGAAATCTATTGGAAAGGATATACCCAGACAGTATCCAGGAGTTGGAAGTCAGGAGAAAGTGCTCTCTGAATCAAACAGGAAAGTTTGCCCCTTACCTGAGCCGGATGAACAATCTTCGCAAACTCTTTTTAGCCTTCGGTTACGACTGTGAGTTATACGTGAGCGGCCTCCAGCAGTTCATTCCTGACTTGGACTCTCCATTCCTCTGCCTGTCCTACCCCCAGAAGCTTTATATAAGAAAGATCAGCAATATCAAAGAGCACCTGGAGCACCTGCTCAG GTACCTCAAGAACCCCTTGGAGGCCTTTACATTCTGTAATGCTTACCTAGCTGATCGGGACATGGAGTGTCTGTCTCAGTACCCAAGCCTCAGTCAGCTAAAGGAGCTGCGTCTGATTCATATCCTAATGTGGACCACCAATCTTGAGCCCCTTGGAGCTCTGCTAGAGAAAGCTGCTGCTACTCTCAAGACCCTCGTCTTAGAGGACTGTCGGATCCAGGACCCCCAACTCAGGGTCGTGTTGCCTGCGCTGAGCCGCTGCTCCCAGCTCACCACCTTCTGCTTTCGTGGAAATGAGACCTCTACGAATGCTCTGAAAGACCTGCTGCGTCACACAGGCGGGCTGAGCAAGTTAGGCCTGGAGTTGTATCCTGCCCCTCTGGAGAGTCTTGACAACAGGGGTCATGTCAACTGGGAGATCTTTGCCCCAATTCGGGCTGAGCTGATGCGGACGCTCAGGGAAGTCAGGCAGCCCAAGAGGATCTTTTTTGGTCCCGTTCCCTGCCCTTCCTGTGGCTCATGGCCATCTGAGAACGTGGACTTCCATCTTTGTTCCTAG